In Granulicella mallensis MP5ACTX8, the sequence CTCGAACTCAACATCACGAGCAATCTCCGCACCGGCTGCTGCCCGGCCCTGCCGGAGCATCCCGTGCGCCGCTACTTCGACGAAGGCCTGATGGTTACGCTCAACTCCGACGACCCGCCGTTCTTCGGAGCCAACCTGCTCGACGAGTACCTGCTCTCCCACACCCAGTTCGAGTTCACGCTGGACCAGCTTCGCGAGGTCGCGGCCAACTCCATCGAGGCCAGCTTCCTCAAGCCGGAGCGCAAGCTCGCGCTGCTCGGCGAGATCGAACGCTACGGCTGGTAGCCGCTATTCCGCATTTTGCCGGCGCCTTCTAAAGGCGGCTACCTTGTGGCGATTGCCGCAGGTAGCCATGCTGCACCATCTGCGCCGATGCGACTTCGTCTGATCGTAGAACCAGAGAACACACTCCTCGTTTTCACAGCGCCGGACCAGCTCAAAGTTGGCGGTGGTAAGAAACTCCGCCGCCGCTTCGGCGAGGGGCGCGAGAACTTCCTCGGCGCTGCGCTGCTTCCAGCGCCGCACCAGGCGTAGGCCAGTCTTCTCCGGGATGAGTTCAAGATGGCTTCGCGCCTCCGAGAGAAACTCGTTGAGCGTGGACAGTTCCAGGCGCTTCTCCGCCTTGCGCCTCTCGATCAGCGTGCGGATCGCTTCACGCAGCGTACGCGCGCCGTGGAGCAGGGAAGCGGGTTTGAGGCCGGAGAGCTCCTTTTCGACAGGCCAGCCCGCCTGGGCCAGCCACTGCCGTACGTCGCCATCACTCTGCAGAGCGTCCACCAGCTCCCCATCGACAGCCGAGACAGTGTTGAGCATCTGAATCGCGGGATGCTCGGTGAACTTGTTGGGCAGGTCTTGCAATCCTGTTCCTTCGTGCAAAACGGTTACTTTCTCCGACATTCTGGCGGCCTCCTCTTCGCTTTATTTATTGTAACCCCTAAATATCATATTGACAGGTTACCAATGCAGGGTGTAACCATTGAAGTGCGGGATAGGTGGTGTCTTGATCCGGCGAGCACTCGAGTACCAAGGAGAGAATGAAATGACACGTAGAGACTTTGTCGTACAGGGCGGCAGCCTGGTGGCTGCGGCAGGTGCAGCTTCTGCTGCTGCGGAAAAACCGTCGGTGGCAAAGACGAAGGCACTTGTTCCGGTGACGTCGATTCGCCGGGTCGAAGCGGATGGGGTTACGGTGTTCTACCGTGAGGCCGGTGCTCCGGACGCGCCGGTGGTTCTGCTGCTGCATGGCTTTCCGACCTCGTCATTTCAGTACCGCGAGCTGATTCCCCGCCTTGCCGACAAGTACCGCGTGATCGCGCCCGACTTGCCGGGATTTGGATTTACAGAGGTCCCTGAGGGACGGCAGTACAAGTACACGTTCGACGCTCTGGCGAAGACGATATTGGCCTTCACTGAGGCTCTGAACCTGAAGCACTATGCGCTGTATGTCTTTGACTATGGAGCACCCACGGGGTTCCGCCTGGCGATGGCGCACCCGGAACGGGTAACGGCCATCGTGTCGCAGAACGGCAATGCGTATGAGGAGGGCCTCGGCGACGCCTGGGCGCCCATCCAGCGCTACTGGAGAGAGCCGACAGCCGCGAACCGCGAGGTGCTTCGCGGAGCCCTGAGCCCGGAGGGCTTGCGTTCGCAGTACGTCGATGGCGTGCCGCACCCCGAGAGGATCGCTCCAGAGGGCTACACGCTGGACGCGGCGATGATCGCACGGCCGGGCAACATGGAGATCCAACTCGACCTGTTCCTCGACTATGCCAACAACGTGAAGCTCTACCCGGCATTCCAGGAGTACTTCCGGAAGTCGAAGCCGCCGCTGCTGGCGATCTGGGGCAAGAACGATCTGTTCTTCATTCCCCCAGGGGCAGAGGCCTTCCGCCGCGACAACCCCAACGCAACGGTCCAGCTTCTGGATACGGGACACTTTGCGCTGGAGACGCATGTGGAAGAGATCGCCGAAGCCATGCGGCAGCTTCTCGCCAAGACCAGCGTAGGCTGACGAAGACGCTGAACAAGAGAGTCCTGATCTTTAGGGCCAAAGGCCCGTTTCATACCAGCCTGGGGTGAAGTGCAGCAGCGAGCGTTTCTAGCTCGCTGCAAGCGTAGCCCCAGGTGAGGAGCCAACAAGAAAGCAGAGGGCTGTAAGCCCGATTCATAGGATTCTGCACAGGAGATAGGTCGGGCTTACAGCCCTCAACTTCTTCTACTGCACCTGACCTGGGGCTACGCTTCCTGAGCCACCACGCTGTCGCATGCCGGCTCGGGTTCGCTCCACCCCAGGCTGGTATGAGACGGGCTCTTGGCCCTAAACATCAAATACGAACTCTTCCGCAGCCTGTCTAGCCGCTGAGGGAATGACGCAGAGCGCGCCTCCAACATTGGTCTCGCGCTCTGCGTCCAACTCCTCCAGCCATCTCGCGCGCATACAATAAACAGAGAATGACGCTCGCGCACATCCCTCATCTTCACTACATCTGGCTGGTAGTCGCATCCACAATCGCCGGTGTAATGAATGCGATGGCCGGCGGGGGTTCGTTCGTTTCTTTTCCCGCGATGCTGGGCGTGGGGGTTGCTCCGGTACAGGCCAATGCGACGAATACCGTCGCCCTCTGGCCGGGACAGCTTACCTCGGTCGCAGCACTGCGAGATGATGTCCGTCGGGACCTGTTGCCGACGGTCGCGCTGACCTGTCTCATCGGTGGAGTAGCGGGCGCTGAAGTGCTGCTGAACACGCCGCAGAGCACCTTCTTCAGACTGGTTCCATGGTTGCTGCTGGGCGGAACGGTGCTCTTCGGCATCAGCGGGCCCATCTCGCGCCGGCTGCGGTCGCGCGCAGCGCATCCTCATGAGCAACGCCCGATCCCTAAGCTCGGTCTGGCCGCTGCGTTGTTTCCGGTGTGCTTTTACATCGGCTACTTCGGCGCGGGCGGCGGCTTTCTGGCGATGACGGTTCTTGCGCTCTTTGGCGTGGAGAACATGCATGAACTGAACGCGATGAAGGTGGTCGCGGCACTGCTGTCCAACCTGGTGGCGATCGTTACGTTTATCTTGAAGGGCGCCGTGGTGTGGCACTATTGCGTTATCTCGATGGTCTTCGCGGCGGCTGGCGGCTACGTCGGAGCGCGTTGGGCCAAACGCACCAATCCCAACGTGTTGCGAGCGGTGATCGTCGTGACCGGATGCACGATTGCGGCTTATTTTTTCTGGAAACAGGCATAAAAAGGACAACGAAACTGGTCCGGCCCAGCCCGGAGAAGCGCCGCGATAGGGATTTTGCCCTTAGGGATGAGGATATTTGTATGAGTCATGAAGGAATCCGTATCGTTAGTGCGGAAGAAGCAATGAGAGAAGAAGCCACACCGAAGCTGACGGGAGATGCGATCTCTCCCGCGAAGGTGCGTGTGGACAAGAGCGGCGGCACGGGGATGACGATCGAGTGGCGCGATGGCCACACGAGTTCGTGGAACTTCGCGTGGCTGCGCGCGGCCTGCCCCTGCGCAACCTGTCATGAAGAGCGCAACGCCGCCGATCGCGCTCCCGGCATCGCGAAGCCGAAACCCGCGTCGTTGCTGCCGATGTTCGAAGCTCCGCCGCGGCCCGTCGATGTAACGCCGGTGGGCAAGTACGCGCTGCGCTTCAAGTGGAACGATGGCCACGAGGCCGGGTTGTACTCGTGGGATTATCTGAGGAACGTGTGCGATGTCGAGGCCCGGAAGCAGTCGCAGAAGCTCTAAGAGGCGCAGAAGCTCTGAGAGCGTTCGAATTGGATCTGCGAATTCCGCAATATCGCATATGTCCTTGTTCAACTCCCCACAGAATCGTCATCCTGAGCGAAGCGCCTCGCGTTTTTTGCGAGGTGCGCAGTCGAAGGACCCCGAGGGGCCTGATCTCACCCATGATCTCCGGACCTTCTCCACCACAAAGGCCCAGGCTCGAGCGCTTGAGGTGGAAAAGCGGCGAAGGACATCGGCAAGATTGCAACTCTCGGGGTCCTTCGACTCCGCGTCCCCAAAGGCCGGGACACTACGCTCAGGATGACGTCTCTATGGCGAGATCAAGATAAAACACTTCAAGCCACCGGCAGCTCCGGTGTCGCCGCCAGCAACTGCTGCGTATAAGCCTCACGCGGCGTCTCGCAAACCTCGCTCCACGTCCCTGTCTCGACCAGACGTCCACGCTGCATCACCGCGACGCGATGACAGAGATACCGCACCAGCGGCATCGAGTGCGAGATAAACAAACACGTCAGCCCATAACGCTGCTGCAAATCCCGCAGCAGGTTGATGACCTGCGCACCCACCGAGACATCAAGCGCACTCACCGGCTCGTCGAGCACCAGCAGATCGGGCCGCAGAGCCAGGGCACGGGCGATATTGATGCGCTGCCGCTGCCCGCCGGAGAACTCGTGGGGATAGCGCCGCAGCGCGGAGCGGTCGAGGCCTACTTCACTCAACAACTCGTCGAGTCGCGCCTCCAGTCCCTGCGGAGGCCGCTCTCCATGGATGGCGAACGGCTCAGCCAGCGTCTGCTGTACCGTCATGCGCGGATCGAGCGCCGCGTAGGGGTCCTGGAAGACGATGGCGAGCCTGCGGCGCAGGCGGCGCATCTCGCGCGGAGGGATGCGCATCAGGTCGAGCGTGCGCTGCTGTCCGTCGGCCTCTGTCGCGTTGTAGAGGATCTCCCCGGCGCTGGGTTCGATCAGCCGCAGCAGCATGCGCGCGACGGTGCTCTTGCCGGAGCCCGATTCGCCGACGAGGCCCAGCGTCTCCCCGCGAAAGATCTGCAGAGACACGTGGTCGACGACGCGTGCGCTGCCGTAGTCCTTGATGAGGTCCCGGGCCTCGATAAGAGGTTCGGCTTCGTGGAGATCGTTTGACTGAAGACTCATGCCGTCCTGAATGATGATACGAGGTCAGCTACTTCGAGGGGGCGGCATCGGTGCTCGTCGAATCGTCGCGCACGATCTTCCAGCCCGCCGGAGTCTTCTCCATGACGACCATGAAATAGCCGTTCGCATTACCGACGGCAGCGCTCCGCTCCAGGTGAAAGTGCCCTGTAGCCGTTGCGAAATGCTCATCCAGTGGCTGCACTTCAAGATTGG encodes:
- a CDS encoding DUF971 domain-containing protein; this translates as MSHEGIRIVSAEEAMREEATPKLTGDAISPAKVRVDKSGGTGMTIEWRDGHTSSWNFAWLRAACPCATCHEERNAADRAPGIAKPKPASLLPMFEAPPRPVDVTPVGKYALRFKWNDGHEAGLYSWDYLRNVCDVEARKQSQKL
- a CDS encoding ATP-binding cassette domain-containing protein; the protein is MSLQSNDLHEAEPLIEARDLIKDYGSARVVDHVSLQIFRGETLGLVGESGSGKSTVARMLLRLIEPSAGEILYNATEADGQQRTLDLMRIPPREMRRLRRRLAIVFQDPYAALDPRMTVQQTLAEPFAIHGERPPQGLEARLDELLSEVGLDRSALRRYPHEFSGGQRQRINIARALALRPDLLVLDEPVSALDVSVGAQVINLLRDLQQRYGLTCLFISHSMPLVRYLCHRVAVMQRGRLVETGTWSEVCETPREAYTQQLLAATPELPVA
- a CDS encoding sulfite exporter TauE/SafE family protein gives rise to the protein MTLAHIPHLHYIWLVVASTIAGVMNAMAGGGSFVSFPAMLGVGVAPVQANATNTVALWPGQLTSVAALRDDVRRDLLPTVALTCLIGGVAGAEVLLNTPQSTFFRLVPWLLLGGTVLFGISGPISRRLRSRAAHPHEQRPIPKLGLAAALFPVCFYIGYFGAGGGFLAMTVLALFGVENMHELNAMKVVAALLSNLVAIVTFILKGAVVWHYCVISMVFAAAGGYVGARWAKRTNPNVLRAVIVVTGCTIAAYFFWKQA
- a CDS encoding CGNR zinc finger domain-containing protein, with protein sequence MSEKVTVLHEGTGLQDLPNKFTEHPAIQMLNTVSAVDGELVDALQSDGDVRQWLAQAGWPVEKELSGLKPASLLHGARTLREAIRTLIERRKAEKRLELSTLNEFLSEARSHLELIPEKTGLRLVRRWKQRSAEEVLAPLAEAAAEFLTTANFELVRRCENEECVLWFYDQTKSHRRRWCSMATCGNRHKVAAFRRRRQNAE
- a CDS encoding alpha/beta fold hydrolase — translated: MTRRDFVVQGGSLVAAAGAASAAAEKPSVAKTKALVPVTSIRRVEADGVTVFYREAGAPDAPVVLLLHGFPTSSFQYRELIPRLADKYRVIAPDLPGFGFTEVPEGRQYKYTFDALAKTILAFTEALNLKHYALYVFDYGAPTGFRLAMAHPERVTAIVSQNGNAYEEGLGDAWAPIQRYWREPTAANREVLRGALSPEGLRSQYVDGVPHPERIAPEGYTLDAAMIARPGNMEIQLDLFLDYANNVKLYPAFQEYFRKSKPPLLAIWGKNDLFFIPPGAEAFRRDNPNATVQLLDTGHFALETHVEEIAEAMRQLLAKTSVG